In Vreelandella piezotolerans, one genomic interval encodes:
- the argE gene encoding acetylornithine deacetylase has protein sequence MTNATALLGQLVAFDTTSSESNLALIEFVEGYLADYGISAERVMSPCGTKANLIARIGPDAPGGVLLSGHTDVVPVDGQPWSSDPFTLRDGGDGRLYGRGTCDMKGFIACALARVPAWAKAPLKQPIYFGFSYDEEIGCVGAPSLIKRFYEHYSTTAHVIVGEPTSMQPVVAQKGATNLRTTVIGREAHSSQVNQGTSAIHVAARLVTFIEDTMAALVDEGRVDEAFNVPHTSLHVGKIKGGTAINIMARECQFEWEVRHLPTETFDEIYARFSDYCATLSESLGAQGKTVEITTEPLNVTVPGLADRDNQQVLRLAQDHLPDGCCQHAVAYATEAGQFQGQGLQTIILGPGSIAQAHQPDEYIDAAQLDACSRFMQRLGRAMEAPFTG, from the coding sequence ATGACCAACGCAACTGCGCTGCTGGGCCAACTGGTGGCGTTCGATACCACCTCCAGCGAGTCGAACCTGGCGCTCATCGAATTCGTCGAGGGCTACTTGGCCGACTACGGTATCAGCGCCGAACGGGTGATGAGCCCCTGCGGCACCAAAGCCAACCTGATTGCGCGCATTGGGCCTGATGCCCCTGGCGGCGTGTTGCTGTCAGGCCATACCGATGTGGTACCCGTGGACGGCCAGCCCTGGAGCAGCGACCCGTTCACTCTGCGCGATGGTGGCGACGGGCGTTTGTATGGGCGTGGCACCTGCGATATGAAAGGTTTCATTGCCTGCGCGCTCGCCAGGGTGCCCGCCTGGGCGAAGGCACCGCTGAAGCAGCCGATCTACTTCGGTTTCTCTTATGACGAAGAGATCGGCTGCGTGGGCGCCCCCAGCTTGATCAAGCGCTTTTATGAGCACTACTCCACCACGGCGCATGTGATCGTCGGCGAGCCCACCAGCATGCAGCCGGTGGTAGCGCAAAAGGGCGCGACCAACCTGCGTACTACCGTGATTGGCCGTGAAGCGCACAGCAGCCAGGTGAACCAAGGCACCTCCGCGATTCACGTCGCCGCCAGGTTGGTGACCTTCATCGAGGACACCATGGCCGCGCTGGTGGACGAGGGACGCGTGGATGAGGCGTTCAACGTGCCGCATACCAGCTTGCACGTCGGCAAGATCAAAGGCGGCACGGCGATCAACATCATGGCGCGGGAGTGCCAGTTCGAGTGGGAGGTTCGCCACCTTCCCACGGAGACCTTTGACGAGATTTACGCAAGGTTCAGCGACTATTGCGCCACGCTCAGTGAATCGCTCGGCGCTCAAGGCAAAACCGTCGAGATCACCACCGAGCCGCTGAACGTGACGGTACCGGGGCTGGCCGACCGAGACAATCAGCAGGTGCTGCGGTTAGCGCAGGACCATTTGCCGGACGGCTGCTGCCAGCACGCGGTGGCCTATGCCACGGAAGCCGGTCAGTTCCAGGGGCAGGGGCTGCAAACCATCATTTTAGGGCCGGGCAGTATTGCCCAGGCCCACCAGCCGGATGAGTACATCGACGCGGCGCAGCTAGATGCGTGCAGTCGCTTCATGCAGCGCTTGGGCCGCGCCATGGAAGCGCCTTTCACGGGCTAG
- a CDS encoding Bug family tripartite tricarboxylate transporter substrate binding protein has protein sequence MIVWVNNALRSEQWQTMRSLAILSAFLLAAIGASTQASAEDAPHAHAFPSSDIALVVPFGRGGATDTLFRVIAEQAQRHLNTSIITMNMAGNGATLGSQFVKQADPDGYTLLGSHQTIDLAYIAGLSDYSHDAFAPIALLTRTVNIPATTPGHTLTQASDIAAYVEQHPGELLVGIIPSSTDHFFWLHFFEQAGIAPANIQFVRYPDTGAQVVALLGGELDLAMLNLPSAGALFERGALVPLGVANDTRLSALPEVPTLTEQGIALINTTDRGLFAPRDTPPERLERLAQAFEQALQQPALVETLQHAHGSYVDFMPREAYGRYLDDRYDQLQRLADTMGFER, from the coding sequence ATGATCGTTTGGGTGAACAACGCTTTGAGAAGCGAGCAGTGGCAGACGATGAGGTCGTTAGCCATCTTGAGTGCGTTCTTGTTGGCTGCCATTGGTGCGTCCACCCAGGCCAGTGCCGAGGATGCGCCACACGCCCATGCCTTTCCGTCATCGGACATCGCTTTGGTGGTGCCTTTTGGGCGGGGCGGCGCCACCGATACGCTATTTCGTGTGATTGCCGAGCAAGCGCAACGCCATTTGAACACGTCCATCATAACGATGAATATGGCAGGTAACGGTGCCACCCTAGGTTCGCAGTTCGTGAAGCAGGCCGACCCCGATGGCTATACGCTGCTGGGCAGTCATCAAACCATTGATCTTGCCTATATCGCCGGGCTGTCCGATTACTCACACGATGCATTCGCGCCCATCGCTCTGTTGACCCGTACCGTCAACATTCCGGCCACCACGCCTGGCCATACGCTGACCCAGGCCAGTGACATCGCGGCGTACGTCGAGCAGCATCCCGGTGAATTGCTGGTGGGCATTATCCCCAGCTCGACGGATCACTTTTTCTGGCTGCACTTTTTTGAACAGGCGGGTATTGCGCCTGCCAACATACAGTTCGTGCGCTACCCCGATACCGGCGCCCAAGTCGTTGCACTCCTGGGCGGCGAATTGGATCTTGCGATGCTGAATTTACCCTCTGCTGGGGCGCTGTTCGAGCGTGGAGCACTGGTGCCCCTTGGCGTCGCCAACGATACGCGGCTATCGGCGTTGCCGGAAGTGCCGACACTAACCGAGCAGGGTATCGCGCTCATCAATACGACGGATCGAGGCCTCTTTGCGCCGCGAGATACACCTCCCGAGCGGCTGGAGCGATTGGCCCAGGCATTCGAGCAGGCGCTCCAGCAGCCTGCGCTGGTGGAGACGCTGCAGCATGCCCATGGTTCCTACGTCGATTTCATGCCCCGCGAAGCGTATGGCCGCTATCTCGATGATCGGTACGACCAGCTACAGCGGCTGGCTGACACCATGGGGTTTGAGCGGTAG
- a CDS encoding putative bifunctional diguanylate cyclase/phosphodiesterase — protein MPLNTRDLAAETLLLIASATLLLMGGAGLLVGLWLPETLFGPMLVPDASLATLLIGISLLATLCQVHWLRRLSAAGLGALLLYTLVHNAVDGGVAPSWVTHEERMTSVASWMLVWMTLCLWMGVGSRWRRLFWRVAGVGLLLFGGLVVARLWSSDVGGRALFSSSPIAVLAFIVLLGIALLVAGWRHRAERLSPGKLTVAVGLAGVLVSSLAWLLLSMNQRATIEQQASYLLDNVQLNAEQAMAARLQLMQRMAERLGTLPDDQRPALLQQDTLSYFRDTLSLNAIALVDAQEGVVWSQGRQLGRDSWLEEQLDKPSVRAWLAVPFGRPRLLLPDSDQRSMMVMALPVPNRTQQLLAAVDLGTLLNHELSLALGPFQVGVSRGEQRLMMLHPSGFAAENVESLSNALAARLTGLPGGVNLMLRAYPGQHYNWYLLGLMPISVAMGGLVMSWLLAFSVGVVGATIARTRELAAARHSLEENEQRYRSLFVHHPDAVFSLDQHGYFQTANTTCADVTGYPLDEVVGRHFSDFIAPPERERIKAHFKHVLQGGISRYEVTMTDREAQYRILDLISLPVSVNDSIEGVYCIAQDVTDKRRQQTRLRTLERSVEASVNGVLIADARQPDLPIIYANQAFSTMTGYTQSDVIGQNCRFLQGPESDPAMIAKLRRGIQAQRETHVTLCNYRKDGTPFWNDLHIAPVRDSEGLVTHFVGVQHDISQHKAYEARLAYHATHDDLTRLPNRMMFEETLHKQFAAAQGSGERISVLFVDLDDFKPINDTLGHAIGDQVLIEVASRLRAGLRQEDTVARLGGDEFVLLITDIEQGQQVIDVVERLLPALAKPYCLEGHELYLTASVGIAMSQPDTLLPQTLIQQADMAMYKAKQQGRNAYAWFSSDINDLASERVSLRNDLQEAIDHQGFELHYQPLMDRHGKIASVEALLRWPHPSKGYISPARFIPLAEATGQIMPISEWVLQRACQDMLALQRGGLGTLRVAVNLSPLQFHRDNFLATLRQTLAETGLPAEQLSLELTEGILMDNTASAIEILHALRNMRVSVSIDDFGTGYSSLSYLKHLPISTVKIDRSFIHELTNSSDDAAIVQGIISMAHHLGLSVVAEGVETHEQHQRLLSYHCDGFQGFGLARPMPLAELERLLAAQERATTPVNQ, from the coding sequence GTGCCGTTAAATACTCGTGATCTTGCAGCCGAAACGCTGCTATTAATTGCCTCGGCCACGCTGCTGCTGATGGGAGGCGCTGGCCTGCTGGTAGGTCTTTGGCTGCCCGAAACACTGTTTGGTCCCATGCTGGTGCCTGATGCATCGCTAGCGACACTGTTGATTGGCATCAGCTTGCTGGCCACGCTCTGCCAGGTGCACTGGCTGCGGCGGCTGAGTGCCGCCGGGCTGGGTGCGCTGCTGCTCTACACGCTGGTGCATAACGCAGTGGATGGCGGCGTGGCGCCATCTTGGGTAACACACGAAGAGCGCATGACGAGTGTGGCGTCGTGGATGCTCGTCTGGATGACTCTCTGCCTGTGGATGGGCGTCGGTAGCAGGTGGCGCCGCTTGTTCTGGCGCGTCGCTGGCGTTGGCCTGCTACTGTTTGGTGGATTGGTGGTGGCCCGTTTATGGTCGAGCGATGTCGGTGGTCGAGCGCTCTTCAGCTCGTCGCCCATTGCCGTGCTGGCTTTTATCGTGCTACTTGGGATCGCGCTGCTGGTTGCGGGCTGGCGGCATCGTGCCGAGCGCTTGAGCCCGGGTAAGCTGACGGTCGCAGTAGGGCTGGCAGGGGTGCTGGTGAGCAGTCTCGCTTGGTTGTTACTAAGCATGAATCAGCGCGCCACCATCGAGCAGCAGGCCAGTTATCTGTTGGATAACGTGCAACTCAACGCAGAGCAGGCCATGGCGGCACGCCTGCAGCTCATGCAACGCATGGCAGAGCGCCTCGGTACCTTGCCCGACGACCAGCGCCCGGCGCTACTGCAACAAGATACGCTGAGCTATTTCCGCGATACCTTGAGCTTGAATGCCATCGCCCTCGTCGATGCTCAAGAGGGCGTGGTATGGAGCCAGGGGCGTCAGTTGGGGCGGGATAGCTGGCTAGAAGAGCAGTTGGATAAACCCAGTGTTCGGGCATGGCTAGCGGTGCCCTTTGGTCGCCCGCGGCTGCTGCTGCCCGACAGCGATCAGCGCAGCATGATGGTGATGGCGCTGCCCGTTCCCAATCGTACTCAGCAGCTCTTGGCAGCCGTCGATTTGGGGACGCTGCTCAATCATGAACTAAGCTTGGCGCTGGGGCCTTTTCAGGTAGGGGTGAGCCGGGGTGAGCAACGGCTGATGATGCTGCACCCCTCAGGGTTCGCTGCGGAGAACGTAGAGTCACTCAGCAACGCCCTGGCAGCACGGCTTACCGGGCTACCGGGTGGTGTGAATTTAATGCTGCGTGCTTACCCAGGGCAGCACTACAACTGGTATCTGCTAGGGCTCATGCCTATCAGTGTCGCGATGGGCGGGTTGGTCATGAGTTGGCTGCTGGCCTTTAGTGTGGGTGTCGTAGGCGCCACCATTGCGCGCACGCGAGAACTGGCGGCGGCCCGCCATTCGCTGGAAGAGAACGAGCAGCGCTACCGCTCGCTATTCGTGCATCACCCAGACGCCGTTTTTTCTCTGGACCAACACGGCTATTTTCAAACGGCCAATACGACCTGTGCCGATGTCACTGGCTATCCGCTAGACGAGGTCGTGGGGCGACACTTCAGCGATTTTATTGCGCCGCCTGAGCGAGAGCGTATCAAAGCGCACTTCAAGCATGTGCTGCAGGGGGGCATCAGTCGTTACGAAGTGACCATGACCGACCGAGAGGCACAATACCGTATTCTCGACTTGATTAGCCTGCCCGTCTCGGTTAACGATAGTATCGAAGGGGTCTACTGCATTGCGCAAGACGTCACCGACAAGCGGCGTCAGCAGACGCGGCTGCGCACTCTAGAGCGCAGCGTAGAGGCGAGCGTCAACGGCGTGCTAATTGCAGACGCGCGCCAGCCTGACCTACCCATCATCTATGCCAACCAGGCGTTCAGCACGATGACGGGCTATACGCAGAGCGACGTGATTGGGCAGAACTGCCGTTTCCTACAAGGGCCCGAGAGCGATCCTGCCATGATTGCCAAACTACGGCGCGGTATTCAGGCGCAGCGCGAAACCCACGTTACGCTGTGCAATTACCGTAAAGATGGTACGCCGTTCTGGAACGATCTCCATATCGCCCCCGTGCGCGATAGCGAAGGACTCGTGACGCATTTCGTGGGGGTTCAGCACGATATCTCGCAACATAAAGCCTATGAAGCGCGGCTCGCCTATCACGCGACCCACGACGACCTCACCCGCCTGCCCAATCGCATGATGTTCGAAGAGACGCTGCACAAGCAGTTTGCAGCGGCCCAGGGCAGCGGTGAACGAATCAGTGTACTGTTCGTCGACTTGGACGACTTCAAGCCCATCAATGATACGTTAGGGCACGCCATAGGCGATCAGGTACTGATCGAAGTGGCGTCGCGGCTGCGCGCCGGGCTGCGCCAGGAAGATACGGTCGCCCGTCTAGGGGGCGATGAGTTCGTGCTGTTGATTACCGATATCGAGCAGGGCCAACAGGTCATCGACGTGGTCGAGCGGCTGCTCCCTGCGCTGGCAAAGCCGTACTGTCTAGAAGGGCACGAGCTGTACTTGACCGCCAGTGTGGGCATTGCCATGAGCCAACCCGATACGCTGCTGCCACAAACGCTGATTCAGCAGGCCGATATGGCCATGTACAAGGCCAAGCAGCAGGGGCGCAATGCCTACGCTTGGTTCAGTAGCGACATCAATGACCTAGCCAGCGAAAGGGTAAGCCTGCGTAACGATCTGCAAGAAGCGATTGACCACCAAGGCTTCGAGCTTCACTACCAGCCGCTGATGGACCGGCATGGCAAGATTGCCAGTGTGGAGGCGCTGCTACGCTGGCCGCACCCCAGCAAAGGTTATATTTCGCCAGCACGTTTCATTCCCCTGGCGGAAGCCACTGGGCAAATCATGCCGATCAGCGAATGGGTGCTGCAGCGTGCTTGCCAAGACATGCTGGCGCTACAGCGCGGCGGCCTTGGTACGCTGCGTGTGGCGGTCAACCTCTCGCCGTTACAGTTCCACCGAGACAACTTTTTGGCCACGCTTCGCCAAACACTCGCCGAGACTGGTCTACCCGCCGAGCAGTTGTCACTGGAGCTGACCGAGGGCATTTTGATGGATAACACAGCGTCCGCCATCGAGATATTACATGCCCTGCGCAACATGCGGGTCAGTGTCTCCATCGATGACTTTGGCACTGGCTACTCGAGCTTGAGTTACCTTAAACATCTACCTATCAGTACGGTAAAAATCGACCGCAGTTTCATTCACGAACTGACCAACAGCAGTGACGATGCCGCCATCGTGCAAGGGATCATCTCCATGGCCCACCACCTGGGGCTAAGCGTCGTGGCCGAGGGCGTCGAGACCCACGAGCAGCACCAGCGGCTGTTAAGCTATCACTGCGATGGTTTCCAAGGCTTTGGGTTGGCCAGGCCCATGCCACTTGCCGAGCTCGAACGCTTGCTGGCTGCCCAGGAAAGGGCCACCACGCCCGTCAACCAATGA
- the ugpA gene encoding sn-glycerol-3-phosphate ABC transporter permease UgpA, whose protein sequence is MQTKRMTFPGRVLPYALLAPQVIVTLIFFIWPAGQALYQSLLREDAFGLRTTFVGLENFARLFRDGNYLNSLSVTAIFAIGTTLLSMAAALLLACTVNRMIRSRSTYTTLLVWPYAIAPAIAGVLWWFIFNPSIGIVPYMLDMVGYQWNHRTSGADAMLLVIFAAAWKQISYNFLFFLAGLQSIPQSLIEAAAIDGASPMKRFWTIVFPLLSPTTFFLMVVNVVYAMFDTFGIIHATTQGGPAQATNTLVYKVYADGFVGLNLGSSAAQSVILMAIVVALTVVQFRFIERRVNY, encoded by the coding sequence ATGCAAACCAAACGCATGACCTTCCCAGGGCGCGTTTTGCCCTACGCGCTACTCGCTCCACAGGTCATTGTTACACTGATTTTCTTTATCTGGCCGGCCGGACAAGCGCTCTATCAGTCGCTACTTCGTGAAGATGCTTTTGGGCTACGCACGACCTTCGTGGGGCTGGAGAATTTTGCCCGCCTGTTTCGTGACGGCAACTATCTCAATTCGCTCTCGGTGACGGCCATTTTTGCCATTGGCACCACGCTGCTGTCCATGGCGGCGGCGCTGCTGCTGGCCTGCACGGTGAATCGCATGATTCGCTCGCGCAGCACCTACACCACACTGCTGGTATGGCCCTATGCCATTGCCCCCGCCATTGCCGGGGTACTGTGGTGGTTCATCTTCAATCCCTCCATCGGCATCGTGCCCTACATGCTGGATATGGTGGGCTACCAGTGGAATCACCGCACCTCAGGGGCAGACGCCATGCTGCTGGTAATTTTTGCCGCTGCCTGGAAACAGATCTCCTATAACTTCCTGTTTTTCCTGGCCGGGCTGCAGTCGATTCCCCAATCGCTCATCGAAGCCGCCGCCATCGATGGCGCCAGCCCCATGAAGCGCTTCTGGACCATCGTGTTTCCTCTGCTGTCGCCCACCACCTTCTTCCTGATGGTGGTGAACGTGGTGTACGCGATGTTCGATACTTTCGGGATCATTCATGCCACCACCCAAGGCGGCCCTGCCCAAGCGACGAATACGCTGGTGTACAAGGTGTACGCCGATGGTTTCGTGGGCCTCAACCTGGGGTCATCCGCCGCGCAGTCGGTGATTTTGATGGCGATCGTGGTAGCACTCACGGTAGTACAGTTCCGCTTTATCGAGCGCCGGGTGAACTACTAG
- a CDS encoding YchJ family protein has translation MTHLVPKRCPCGSGLSFDACCRPYHQGERPPSPEALMRSRYSAFALSQRDYLLATWHATTRPPQLPLDPETQWMSLDIVDAPVAQNEQGTVHFRATFREPGGWHVLEEVSRFVWEEGRWWYVDGTPSVKRLKPRRNELCPCGSKRKLKVCCKA, from the coding sequence ATGACGCACCTAGTACCTAAACGTTGCCCATGCGGCAGTGGGTTGTCGTTCGACGCCTGCTGCCGGCCCTACCATCAAGGGGAACGCCCACCCTCGCCCGAAGCGCTAATGCGCTCACGCTACTCGGCATTCGCGTTGAGTCAGCGTGATTACCTGCTGGCGACATGGCACGCGACGACCCGGCCGCCACAGCTACCGCTCGACCCAGAGACGCAGTGGATGTCCCTGGACATTGTCGACGCGCCCGTCGCGCAAAACGAGCAGGGAACGGTGCACTTTCGTGCCACGTTTCGCGAGCCGGGCGGTTGGCATGTGTTAGAGGAAGTCTCGCGCTTTGTTTGGGAAGAGGGCCGCTGGTGGTACGTCGATGGCACGCCTAGCGTGAAGCGTTTAAAACCGAGGCGTAATGAGCTTTGCCCTTGTGGTAGCAAACGTAAATTAAAGGTATGTTGCAAAGCGTAA
- a CDS encoding histone deacetylase family protein yields the protein MLTFFSEGSRLRQAQSELHDGALVTPFECPERIDLVLAALRQAAFDVRAPSNYGLAPVLAVHDADYVAFLERCWPAWQAAGHAGEAIPNIWPARTMRGDRIPQSVSGQLGYYALAAETSITAGTFAAALASKDTALAAVDHTLASGDPTFGLCRPPGHHAAIDQFGGYCFFNNAGIAAQRALDAGKRRVAILDVDFHHGNGTQQIFYRRDDVLFASLHGDPDVTFPYFSGYADETGEGAGDGFTINYPLPPGTSVATWMAALDEALARIHQAECELLVVSLGVDIFEGDPISAFTFQHADFIALGQRLAAAGLPCVFLMEGGYAVEDIGINVVNVLQGFEEVAQRVK from the coding sequence ATGCTGACGTTTTTCTCCGAAGGTAGCCGCCTGCGCCAAGCGCAAAGCGAGCTGCACGATGGTGCCTTGGTCACCCCCTTTGAGTGCCCGGAACGCATCGACTTGGTGCTGGCCGCCCTGCGCCAAGCCGCGTTCGATGTCCGCGCGCCTAGCAATTACGGCTTGGCGCCCGTGCTGGCGGTGCACGATGCCGACTACGTCGCGTTCTTGGAACGCTGCTGGCCGGCGTGGCAAGCGGCGGGCCACGCTGGCGAGGCGATTCCCAACATTTGGCCCGCCCGAACGATGCGCGGCGACCGTATTCCCCAGTCGGTGAGCGGCCAGTTGGGCTACTACGCTCTGGCCGCCGAAACATCGATTACGGCAGGCACCTTTGCCGCGGCTCTGGCGAGTAAGGATACGGCCCTGGCAGCGGTCGATCACACCCTGGCGTCGGGCGATCCGACCTTTGGACTGTGCCGCCCGCCAGGCCACCACGCGGCGATAGATCAGTTTGGCGGCTACTGCTTTTTCAACAATGCCGGCATCGCCGCCCAACGTGCGCTGGACGCTGGCAAGCGCCGCGTGGCAATTCTGGATGTGGACTTTCACCACGGTAACGGCACCCAACAGATCTTCTATCGCCGTGACGATGTGCTGTTCGCTTCCCTGCACGGCGATCCTGACGTGACCTTCCCCTACTTCTCTGGCTACGCCGATGAAACCGGTGAGGGAGCAGGCGACGGCTTCACGATCAATTACCCGTTGCCGCCGGGCACTTCCGTTGCCACCTGGATGGCCGCGTTGGATGAAGCTTTGGCGCGCATCCATCAAGCGGAGTGCGAGCTGCTGGTGGTGTCGCTGGGCGTGGACATTTTCGAAGGTGACCCGATCAGTGCCTTTACCTTTCAGCACGCCGACTTCATTGCCCTCGGTCAACGTCTCGCGGCCGCTGGGCTACCCTGCGTATTTCTAATGGAAGGGGGGTATGCCGTCGAAGATATCGGGATTAACGTGGTGAACGTATTGCAGGGTTTTGAAGAGGTCGCCCAGAGAGTGAAATGA
- a CDS encoding GIY-YIG nuclease family protein gives MDKSSSPQWYLYLLECQRGTYVGITNDLAKRYRAHATGKGARYTRANPPLALLGAQPFADRAAASQAEYRLKQQSPDQKRRWAAKWPVTYEE, from the coding sequence ATGGATAAGAGTTCATCGCCGCAGTGGTATCTCTACTTGCTAGAGTGTCAGCGTGGTACCTACGTAGGCATCACTAACGACCTCGCCAAGCGCTACCGCGCCCATGCCACGGGTAAGGGAGCGCGCTATACCCGAGCGAATCCGCCGCTGGCGCTGCTTGGCGCGCAGCCGTTTGCCGATCGGGCAGCGGCAAGCCAGGCAGAGTACCGGTTGAAGCAGCAGTCGCCGGACCAAAAACGCCGCTGGGCGGCGAAGTGGCCAGTGACGTATGAAGAGTAA
- the ugpE gene encoding sn-glycerol-3-phosphate ABC transporter permease UgpE produces MVENRPWANFFAHLTLMLGVAVVVFPVYVALVASTQAPGDLLRGTLPMLPGAHGIENFTRMWQSGVSNAGAPPAGTMLWNSFIMAMAITVGKLSISLLSAFAIVYFRFRFRLFFFWLIFLTLMLPVEVRIIPTFQVVADLNMLNSFAGLSIPLIASATATFLFRQFFMTIPEEMLEAARVDGAGPLKFFKDILMPLSITNIAALFVIMFIYGWNQYLWPLLITTDPDYYTIVMGIQRMTSEENPQWHLIMAAVVMAALPPVLVILFMQRLFVKGLTETEK; encoded by the coding sequence ATGGTTGAAAATCGTCCCTGGGCAAACTTTTTTGCCCACTTAACGCTGATGCTCGGCGTCGCGGTGGTAGTCTTTCCCGTCTACGTGGCGCTGGTGGCCTCGACCCAAGCGCCGGGCGACCTGCTGCGCGGCACGCTGCCGATGCTGCCCGGTGCCCACGGCATCGAAAACTTTACCCGCATGTGGCAATCCGGCGTGTCGAACGCGGGCGCACCGCCGGCCGGCACCATGCTATGGAACAGCTTCATCATGGCCATGGCGATTACCGTGGGTAAGCTGTCGATCTCGCTGCTCTCCGCCTTTGCAATCGTTTACTTCCGCTTCCGCTTTCGACTGTTTTTCTTCTGGCTGATCTTTCTGACGCTGATGCTACCGGTGGAGGTGCGCATCATACCTACCTTTCAGGTGGTCGCGGATCTCAACATGCTCAATAGCTTTGCCGGGCTGTCGATACCGCTGATTGCTTCCGCCACCGCGACGTTTCTGTTTCGGCAGTTCTTTATGACGATCCCCGAGGAGATGTTGGAAGCCGCGCGGGTCGATGGCGCAGGCCCACTGAAATTCTTTAAAGACATTCTGATGCCGCTCTCGATCACCAATATCGCCGCACTGTTCGTGATCATGTTCATTTACGGCTGGAACCAATATCTATGGCCGCTGCTGATTACCACCGATCCGGACTACTACACCATCGTCATGGGTATTCAGCGCATGACATCGGAAGAGAACCCGCAGTGGCATCTCATCATGGCCGCCGTGGTGATGGCGGCTCTGCCACCGGTATTAGTGATTTTGTTCATGCAACGCCTGTTTGTGAAAGGCCTGACCGAGACGGAGAAATAA
- the ugpB gene encoding sn-glycerol-3-phosphate ABC transporter substrate-binding protein UgpB: MSRFTLHALALGVATATFSVSANAATEVTWWHAMGGQLGEILEGMTEEFNASQDEYRVTPSYRGNYTETMTGAIAAFRAGEQPHILQVFEVGTGTMMNADGAIYPVFELMEDHGRAFDREAFLPAVVGYYTDTNGNMLSFPFNSSTPIMYYNRDVFEEAGLDPEQPPQTWEEVAEYATQITESGAANCGFTTSWPSWVMLENFSAMHNSPLGTLENGFGGLDTELNFNNELVARHWDNLKTWQDAGAFKWGGPGSGPDAEPLFYSQECAIFFGSSASRADVAANADFEVGFGMQPYYDDVEGAPQNSIIGGATLWALQGHTDEEYAAVAAFFEYLSQPEVQAEWHQQTGYLPITQAAWDLSQEQGYYDENPGADISLKQMTLNEPTENSKGLRFGNFVQIRDIISEEMEAVMTGNKSGQEAADAAVERGNQLLRDFESANQ; this comes from the coding sequence ATGTCTCGTTTCACGTTGCACGCGCTTGCCCTCGGTGTGGCGACCGCCACGTTCAGTGTTTCCGCCAATGCCGCTACCGAAGTGACCTGGTGGCACGCCATGGGCGGTCAACTCGGTGAAATTCTGGAAGGCATGACCGAGGAGTTCAACGCCTCTCAAGACGAGTACCGCGTGACGCCCAGCTACCGCGGCAACTACACCGAAACCATGACCGGCGCCATTGCAGCGTTCCGCGCAGGCGAGCAGCCGCACATTCTGCAGGTGTTCGAGGTCGGCACTGGCACCATGATGAACGCCGATGGGGCGATCTATCCGGTGTTCGAACTGATGGAAGACCACGGCCGCGCGTTCGACCGCGAGGCCTTCCTGCCCGCCGTGGTGGGCTACTACACCGACACCAACGGCAACATGCTGTCGTTTCCGTTCAACTCTTCCACGCCCATCATGTACTACAACCGTGATGTGTTCGAGGAAGCGGGGTTAGACCCGGAGCAGCCACCGCAAACCTGGGAAGAAGTCGCAGAATACGCCACTCAAATTACCGAATCGGGTGCGGCCAACTGTGGCTTTACCACCTCGTGGCCAAGCTGGGTGATGCTGGAGAACTTCTCCGCCATGCACAACTCCCCGCTGGGCACGCTGGAAAACGGCTTTGGCGGCCTGGACACCGAGCTGAACTTCAACAACGAGCTGGTCGCCCGTCACTGGGATAACCTGAAAACCTGGCAAGACGCAGGGGCGTTCAAATGGGGCGGCCCGGGTTCTGGCCCGGATGCCGAACCGCTGTTCTACTCCCAGGAGTGCGCGATCTTCTTTGGCTCCTCTGCTTCCCGTGCCGACGTCGCCGCCAATGCCGACTTCGAAGTGGGCTTTGGCATGCAGCCCTACTACGACGACGTAGAAGGTGCGCCGCAAAACTCCATCATTGGCGGGGCTACCTTGTGGGCGTTGCAAGGCCACACCGATGAGGAGTACGCCGCCGTAGCAGCGTTTTTCGAGTATCTCTCCCAGCCGGAAGTTCAGGCCGAGTGGCACCAGCAGACCGGCTATCTGCCGATCACGCAAGCCGCTTGGGATCTGAGCCAAGAGCAGGGTTACTACGATGAGAACCCCGGTGCGGATATTTCGCTCAAGCAGATGACGCTGAACGAGCCCACCGAGAACTCCAAAGGCCTGCGCTTTGGCAACTTCGTCCAGATCCGCGACATCATCTCCGAAGAGATGGAAGCGGTGATGACCGGTAACAAATCGGGCCAGGAAGCAGCCGATGCCGCCGTAGAGCGCGGAAACCAGCTACTGCGCGACTTCGAATCTGCGAATCAGTAA